The genomic interval TGTTCATACGGAACAGTAATACAAATTCTTTCATCTTAATTTTTTTTTGCAAAGATGATTTATCAAGTTTATACACACTTTGATTTAGGTCAAAATCGTTCTATTTGGATTTTAGTCGGCTAAGTGTTTCTTCCCTAATGTCAAGATATGAAGCCAATACTCTGTTTGAAAGATGTTGAATTAAAACGGGATTTTCCTTCAAAACCTTGTCGTATCGTTGTTTGGCAGTTAAGGTAGTTAGCTGTTCAATTTTTCTGTTTTGGAATGAATAGGCCATTTCTAAAATCTGCTGATAAAAATTTTTCCAACTTATCATTTCCTTATTAAGGCGAAAAAAATTTGAATGACTAATTGCTAATAATTCTGTATCGTCAAGTGCCTCTATAAATTCAATGGATGG from Candidatus Dependentiae bacterium carries:
- a CDS encoding cyclic nucleotide-binding domain-containing protein; its protein translation is MTDNLKKVLKIFSDFEEGELEEISACFKPKSIKKNDILLHEGSICKEFYFVHSGCIRTFFIDKNGHEKTRYVMLDNHIGTALTSFISQKPSIEFIEALDDTELLAISHSNFFRLNKEMISWKNFYQQILEMAYSFQNRKIEQLTTLTAKQRYDKVLKENPVLIQHLSNRVLASYLDIREETLSRLKSK